TTTTATGTCTACATTAGACGGTAGTATTGTGAATATTGCGCTGCCAACTATTTCAAAAGACATGCATGTCCCAATGAATCAGTCAGAATGGATTGTTTCCATTTATTTGATGATGGTCTGTGCTTGTTTACTATTATTTGGGAAAATCGGAGATAGCTGGGGAAAAATTAAAATTTACCGCATTGGGACATTAATTTTTGTCTTTGGTTCTCTTTTATGTGGCTTTAATCACTCGTTAACGTTTCTATTGTTTGCGCGGGTTATTCAGGCTTTAGGTGCTGCGATGACCATGGCTACGAATACCGGAATTATCACCGAAGTTTTTCCAATGCATGAAAGAGGTCGGGCGCTAGGAATGATTGGTGCTTTTGTCTCTTTAGGCTCCATTGCCGGACCTGGTTTAGGTGGTTTAATTTTGGCGCATTTTTCATGGGCGTATATTTTTTGGATTAATGTGCCTGTTGGGATTATTACCATGTTAATAAGTGAAAAATTCTTACCCAAAGACATTACATTAAGCGGTGAAAAAATCGACATGGGTGGTTTTGCCGCAATTGCAGCGACAATCATGACCTTTTTTGGCGGTGTCTTTTTAGGACAAGAACACGGATTTTTAACGACTATTCCATTACTATTGTTTGCTTTGGCGATAATTAGCTTTTTTGTCTTTTTATATGTTGAAAAGAAAGTAAAATTACCTTTGATTACTTTTAGTATTTTCAAAAATAAGGTTTTTACGATGAGTTTAGTTACAGCGTTGTTGATTTTTTCTTCTAACTTTTTTGTCAATGTTGTTATTCCTTTTTACCTTCAAAGTGCCCGTGGGCTTTCACCAAGTTATGCCGGACTTCTCATGATGGTATTTCCATTTCTAATGGTAATTGGCTCTCCCTTAAGTGGCTATTTAACGGATAAAATGGGGCCAGAAATTTTAGTTTTAACTGGATTAGTTATGTTAGCTGTTACCCAGCTCATGTATATGTTTATGCACGCAGATTCACCTTTGTGGTATTACGTTGTGGCAACTGCTATCATGGGATTAGGTAATTCACTATTTCAATCGCCCAATAATACAATGGTCATGAGTAGTGTCACCAAAGAAAATTTAGGTGTTGCAGGCAGCTTGAATTCTTTTGCCCGTAATTTAGGAATGGTTATAGGTATTTCACTTGCCACGACGATCTTATATGATGCGATGAGTTCAAAAATGGGAGAACGGGTCACAACTTATATTGCTGCGCGACCAGATGTTTTTATTTATGGAATGAAAATTACTTTTCTAGGATCATTTTTACTTTGTTTAATAGCATTACTCTTAACGCTTTATCGGGTGAAAAAACAAGGAGGCATCAGAAAACATGTCTAATGCAGTGGAAGAATATTTAGCAGAAAACCAGATGCAATTTGAAAGTTTTACGTTTGATGTAAGTGATGAAGATGAAGGTCGCGCTCAGGCTGAAAAGTTACAACTAGCGGGTACGACAATTTATAAGACCTTGGTTTTAAAAGGAAATAAAACGGGAACCGTCATTGCACTTGTTCCACTTGATGGGCGGCTCGATTATAAAAAAACGGCTAAAGCTTCTGGAAATCGTAAAGTGGGCTTTCCGCCAATGGAATATGTTATGGCGGCAACTGGCTATCCACATGGCGCCAATACGCCAATTGGAATTTTCATGCAACATCCTGATTACATCCAATTATTTGATACGAGTATTCTAGCTCATGAAAAAGTAATTGTTTCTAGTGGGGAATTGGGTCATAGTATCAAAGTAAAAGTAACGGATTTGATTGCTTTGATTCAGCCGATTCAAGCAGACATCTTAGCAGGATAAGCATTTTAAATAAAAAGCAGATACAAAATTAGGCAAAATTTTCAACCTAACTTTTATATCTGCTTTTTTTATTTTGCTGTTCGCAAGGCATAAGAATCTAAAAGTATTCGGGCCATAATCGATAAAGGTAACCGAGAGCGTACTTCGTAATCAGGGAAAAAAGAGCCCTCGGATTTAAAACCAATAAAAGGAATCTCGATATATTCCATTAGCGAAGAGTAACGGCTGGCAGTTAATAAAACCGTACCAATTTCAGCTTCATAACAGTTTTTAGCAGCAACTACCAGTTCTTCTGTTTCGCCGTTTAATGATACGAAAATTACAACGTCATCTTTGGTCAGTTTACGAGAAATATTCCGAATAATATTTGGATCGGTATGGAGTTCACAATACTTATTGGTTAATTGCAGTTTCACCATCATTTCTTGGCCAATTAATTCAGAAAAGCCTCGGGCAAATATCATAATGCGTTTAGCTGCATGAATACGTTGAATAGCATCTTCAATATTGCCGATTTCAATCATATTAATCGTTCGAATCACTTCTTGTTCATTTTTTAGAATCGCCATTTTAATGCCTTCATCAATTTTATCTAAATGGGAAAAATTGATGTTGGAATTTTCTTTTTCCTTTAAAGAGTGCTTAAAAGCAGTAAAGCCTTCATAACCCATCTTTTTCATTGTTCGAACAATCGTAGCAGTAGAAACATTTGCCAATTCGCTTAATTTAACGATGGAATAATGGGGAATATGTGTAATGTTTTTTTGAATGAAATCCCATAAGTATTGTTCTGATTCGCTTAATTTTGCATCCATGATGGTATCCTTCCCAATCGATATTTGCTATTTATTATTGTAACTTTTTACCAATTTGATGTACAGGGGTTATAAAAAGTGAAAAAATTTTCAGCGAATTTGTTTCTATTTGAAAACATTTACATCTTTACTTAATGCATAATAAAAATGAAAGGAGGGGACAAGATGATTTATACATGTACCTTGAATTTGGCCATTGATCTATTTATTGAAACCGATAGTATGAAACCTCATACGGTTAATCGAACCAAAGATGATGATATTCAAGCAAATGGCAAAGGCGTGAACGTTTCACTAATTTTAAAGCAATTGGGTGTTGATAACACTGCATTGGGTTTTCAAGCTGGTTTTACCGGAGGATATATTAACGATTTTTTAGCAGCAAAAGAAATTAGCACTCATTTTATTGAAGTACCCGGTATGACCCGTATCAATGTCTTTACCCAAGTGAAACAAACAGGGGAGGAATTCAAATTAGTCAATAAAGGGCCAGAAATACCGGCTGAAAAAACTATGGAGTTTTTAACACTATTAGAAAATTTACTTAAAGCCGATGATTACTTGTGTGTGTCTGGAAGTCTGCCACAAGGAGTGTCACCAGAAATTTTAGTTGCAATTAGTAAGATTTGTTATAAAAAACAAGTGAACCTAATTCTTGACAGTAGCTATCAAGAAGTGCTGGCGTGTCTACCATACAAACCATTTTTACTAAAACCAAATGAAGAAGAATTAGCAGCTTGGTATGACGTTACTCTCCAGACAAAGGCGGATTATCTTACTTACGGCAAACGTTTAGTAGCAGAAGGGGCGCAAAATGTTTTGCTTTCTTTAGGCGGTGACGGTGCTAACTTTATTACAAAAGATTGTGTTTTAGTAGGAAATTCTCCCAAAGGACAGGTGGTCAATACAGCCTGTGCAGGAGATACGTTATTAGGGACATTCATTGCAGGAATAATAAAAAAACAACCTTTAACAAAAACTTTGCAGCAGGCGATTGCAGCAGGTAGTTCAACTGCTTTTCAAAAAGGCTTAACAGATTTTTCTGATGTCAGTCAACTAGAAGAACAAATCAACATTACAGTAATTAAAGAAGACGTTAAAAAAGATGAAGTCTTAGCTTAAACAGTGGTTTTAACAATTAAATTTAATGAAATGAGGAGTGTCGAAATGGCAAAATATCAAATTATTGCAGCAACTGGTTGTCCTACTGGTATTGCTCATACCTATATGGCGCAAGAAGCATTGGAACAAGCGGCAAAGCGCAAAGGGGTCACGATTAAAGTTGAAACGCACGGACAAGTAGGAGTAGAAAATGAATTGTCAGCTGAGGAAATAAAAAATGCAGAGGCTGTTATTATCGCTGCAGATAAAGACGTGCACGCTGAACGTTTTGCAGGTAAACGGATAATTGATGTATCGGTTAGCAAAGGAATTAAAGAAGCCGATCAATTAATTGACGACGCGCTTGCCGGCAAAGGTAAAGTTAGTGCTGTTGCAAATACCGTGGAAGAAGTTTCAACTGAAAACGGACAAATGAATATTGGTCGTAGCATTTATAAAAACTTAATGAATGGTGTTTCTCACATGTTGCCGTTTGTAGTAGCTGGTGGGGTTATCATTGCAGTTTCTTTTGCTATTTGGGGTGTTTACTCTTTTGATCCAAATGATCCAACCTATAATGCAACTTCAGCAATGTTTAAATCAATTGGCGATGCGGCAATGGGAATGATGGTACCTGTAATGGCAGCTTACATCGCTGAAGGAATTGCCAAGCGTCCTGGTTTAGTCGTTGGGTTTGTAGGTGGTTTGTTAGCAAATTCTGGTGGTGCTGGTTTTCTAGGCGGTATTTTTGCAGGTTTCTTAGCAGGCTACTTTGTTTTATTATTGCAACGTTTGTTAAAAGTTTTACCAAAACAACTGGATGGATTAAAGGCAATTTTCTTGTATCCCGTTATTGGAGTTGCAGTTGTTGGGACAATTATGGCTTTAATTGCTGGTCCAATGAAGACGGTTAATGAAGGCATGATGAGTTTCTTGTCTGGGTTTGAAAATTCTTCACCACTCGTATTAGGAATCATTGTTGGTTGTATGTGTGCTTTTGATATGGGAGGACCAGTGAATAAAGCAGCCTACGTAACAGGTACAGCACTATTAGCCCAAGGCAACAGCAGCTTTATGGCAGGTGTTTCGGCAGCTTGTATTGCACCACCATTAATTACTGGCTTTGCTACGTTGTTCTTTGGTAAATATTTTGAAACCAATGATCGGAATGCTGGTTTAGTTAACTTTATTTTAGGGTCAACACACATTACAGAAGGCGCCATTCCATTTGCAGCTAAAGATCCATTACGGGTTTTACCAACTATGATGTTAGGTTCATCTATTGCAGCTGTTTTAACGTACATGTTCGGTGTGAAAGTACCAGCGCCTCATGGTGGCTTTTTGGTCTTGCCAGTAGTAGATGGTAAATTACAATGGGTATTTGCCATTCTCGTAGGGTCTATTGTTGGCGGTGTTATCTTAGGACTTATTCAAAAAAATCGGGTTACAAAAGCTACAAAAAACAAAACAACTGAAACAAAGATTGAAGTACAAGCATAAAGAAATAAAAGCTGCAGTAGATAAACAATATTGCTGCAGCTTTTTTAAAGAAAGGTGAAAAACATGGCGCTAATTAAAACAGACCATATTTTTTTAAGAGAAAATTTTGCAACGCAAGATGAAGTAATGCATTTTTTAGCTGACAAGGCAGTTTTACTAGGACTAGCAAGAGATGAAAAGAAAGTCTATCAAAAGTTGTTAGAACGTGAAGCAGAAGGAACGACAGGGATGATGGATGGTTTTGCGATTCCCCATGCTAAAGATATAACAATTACAACTGCTGACATTTTAATCGTTAGTTTAGATAATCCAGTCGATTGGCACAGTTTAGATGGTAGCCCGACAGATTTTATCATTGCCCTATTTATTCCAGATTCTGAGGCAGGAACAACACATTTGAAACTTTTATCCAGTGTAGCGCGTCTTTTGATGCATCAAGATGTAACCAAAGGACTAAAAGCAGCTAGCACCCCAACAGAGATTGCTGATCTTTTAAACAGTAAATTAGCGGAAAATTAAGGAGTATATTCATGACAACAGAAGCAAAAAAAAACTTTATCAAACAATTAAGTGACAAAAACGGTGTGATTTCTGCACTTGCGATTGATCAACGTGGTGCGTTAAAGAAAATGATTAATAAATACCAAGACACAGAGGCAGAGGCTGTTCAAATTGAAGACTTTAAAAAAATCGTGTCTTCTGAATTAACTCAATATGCTTCATCCATCTTACTAGATCCAGAATTTGGTTTGCCAGCGGCTGGTGTTCGCGATGAAAATGCCGGCTTATTACTAGCGTATGAAAAAACAGGTTATGATGCCTCTACACCTGGACGTCTGCCAGATATTTTGTCTATTTGGTCTGTGAAACGTCTAAAAGAAGCAGGGGCAGATGCATGTAAATTCTTACTTTACTATGATGTTGATGAAAGTGATGAAATCAACGATCAAAAGAAAGCCTTCATGGAACGAATTGGTTCTGAATGCGCCGCAGAAGATTTACCATTTTTCTTGGAATTGGTTTCTTATGATGCAAACGATGCCGATGCTAGCACTAAAGAATATGCGCTGAAAAAACCACATAAAGTGATCGAAATGATGAAAGAATTTTCCAAACCACGCTATGGTGTAGATGTATTAAAAATGGAAGTTCCGGTCAACATGAACTATGTAGAAGGTTACGCAAAAGGTGAAGTTGCGTATACAAAAGAAGAAGCAATGGGGTATTTCAAAGAACAAGCAGAAGCAACAGACTTACCATTTATCTTCTTATCAGCAGGTGTTACCGCTGAATTATTCCAAGAAACATTGAAGTTTGCTAAAGAAGCAGGCTCAACGTTTAATGGTGTCTTATGTGGTCGTGCAACGTGGGCAAATGGGGTTGAACCATTTATCACAGGTGGCGAAGATGCAGCAAGAGAATGGATGCAAAATGAAGGACGTAAAAATATTGAAGCGTTAAATGAAGTCTTACAAGCGACTGCAACACCAGTTAAATTTTAAGAAAAAAGAGCTGTGATGAGATGATGTCACAGCTCTTTTTCAGCTTTACTACTACAAGACAAGCAGCCCAAGAAATACAACACCGTAAGCGTAAATGCCATTTTTCCAGTTAAAATTAAAGTATCAATACCGCAACGACACAATTGCCAACCTAGATCTGTTAGCTAAAAATAGTTTAGAGTGTATTTGGAAATTGTAATGTGGGAATTATAATAATAGTTGCTTTAATTTAATTTTTATTTTAAAGCAAAGCTTGCCATAATCTCTTGCAAAAGTGAAAAGTTGATATTTTTTGACATCAAAATGTAAATAGTCAAAAGTAGTAACAGCTACTTACCCAATGAAATAAAACCCATTTCAACGAACTTCGTTACCAGTAAGTTCTTTTTTGTACGTTGGAGGTTAAATAAAAAGTTGCGTTGCCACTAGCTAAAGTTTTCTTTGCAAATCAATGGCGACTAAAGGATATATTCCCAGCAAGGTGGAAATAATTAATACCTGCTTTCTTTTAATTGGGGGAAATTGGATGCATAGTTCAAAATATTTAAAACAATAAATAAGGCTGATACAAAAAAGACATAGCGATAGTCAAAGTAAGCTGACACCGTGGAACCAATTAAAGGACCGCCAATTGCGCCAATTGATTGCATCGTTTGATTGTAACTAAAGATTCGTCCAGTCGCTTCTTGGGGACTATTTTGCGATAAAATAATTTGTACACTAGGGGCTAATGCCGAGTCACTAACCCCGATAAAAAGGCGTAATAAAATAACTTGCCAAATTGCATGACTGAAACCTAGTGTGAAATAAATGCTAAAAGATAAGACCAGACCAAAAAGTAAAATCTTATATTGACCAATTCGATCTCCTAACCGCCCAAATAAAGGTGCAAAAAATAGCATGACTACCCCAGGAGCAGAAGCAACGATCCCGCTATAAATAGTAACAAGTTGTGGATTATGTACAAGTTGGCGTACATATAGACTCAAAATGGGACTGATTGCTTTATCTGTTAATTGTAAAATTGTTGTGGTTAAAAGCATGGCAATAATTACCTTTGGATGGTCAATAACTTGTGTTAATGCTTTAGCAGTCAAAACCTTGTTCTTTGGTTTGGGGGTAAAATGTTCTTTGACAAAAAAGACGGTTAGTAAGAAAACAAAAAACATAATGATGCCGGTAATCCAAAATGTCATACGATAGCCAGCATGGGCTACTACAATACCACCAAACAACGGGCCTAAAAGAGTTCCAGCTACAGTTCCAGTTGAAAGTGTGCCAAGCACGCGACCAGAATGTTCTTTTGGTGTAATGATCGCCATTAAGGCAACGGAATTACTGGTATAACCAGAAAATGCACCTAATAAAAGCCGTAAAAGAAGTAATTGCCATGATTTTGTCACAAAGCCCATGGAAAAAATCATAATTGCCATACCCAAGCTGGCTCTAAGCAACATGGGCTTACGCCCTTTTTGATCGGCTAGCTTGCCCCATAAAGGCGAGACAATGGCCATCGTAATAAAAGTACTCGCAAAAATTAAACCAGATTGAAAACTTAATTCTTTTTTTGTGAAATTGCCTAAGGTATCTACATATAGCGATAAAAAAGGAGAAATTAAGCTGGAGCCAATTCCGGTCATAAAACTACCAAACCATAAAATAAGCAGATTACGCTGCCAGAGTTCATTACTGGCAAAATACTTTTTTAGTATTGTCAAAACACTCACTTCACTTTCGTTTTATAGACTAAACTACGATTAGTAGTTTGTCAACTATTGTTAGTAGTTTAAAAAGCTTTGTGTTAAAATGGTTTTCGTAAGGAGGGATTTTATGAAACGGCGGGATTTAACTCCTGAAAAAATTATAATAACTTACATTGCGTTGGCAGAAAAAATGGGATTGGCACAAGTTAGTTTTCCCCGTTTGGCCGAAGCTTTAGCAATTAAACCACCGTCTTTGTATAATCATTTTAAAAATTTAACCGACTTGAAAGTTCATACTGCAATTTTTCTTCATGAAAGATTACATGAATATTTAACATCACAATTAATAGGAAAAACAAAAGAAGCAGCTTTATTAGCCTACGGAGAGGCTTATCGGCGCTTTGCTTTGAAGT
The genomic region above belongs to Enterococcus saigonensis and contains:
- a CDS encoding TetR/AcrR family transcriptional regulator — its product is MKRRDLTPEKIIITYIALAEKMGLAQVSFPRLAEALAIKPPSLYNHFKNLTDLKVHTAIFLHERLHEYLTSQLIGKTKEAALLAYGEAYRRFALKYQAVYELLNTIPSFNNDALLLAGRKNTSLLSQLLASFGLSEEEVLMESRGFRSLLHGYVSLSQLGYFQNVMLDSDESFVAVLTQFVQTIARKAKE
- a CDS encoding MFS transporter, whose amino-acid sequence is MHTYQEDKVVQKNRWWILVAVSMFTFMSTLDGSIVNIALPTISKDMHVPMNQSEWIVSIYLMMVCACLLLFGKIGDSWGKIKIYRIGTLIFVFGSLLCGFNHSLTFLLFARVIQALGAAMTMATNTGIITEVFPMHERGRALGMIGAFVSLGSIAGPGLGGLILAHFSWAYIFWINVPVGIITMLISEKFLPKDITLSGEKIDMGGFAAIAATIMTFFGGVFLGQEHGFLTTIPLLLFALAIISFFVFLYVEKKVKLPLITFSIFKNKVFTMSLVTALLIFSSNFFVNVVIPFYLQSARGLSPSYAGLLMMVFPFLMVIGSPLSGYLTDKMGPEILVLTGLVMLAVTQLMYMFMHADSPLWYYVVATAIMGLGNSLFQSPNNTMVMSSVTKENLGVAGSLNSFARNLGMVIGISLATTILYDAMSSKMGERVTTYIAARPDVFIYGMKITFLGSFLLCLIALLLTLYRVKKQGGIRKHV
- a CDS encoding fructose PTS transporter subunit IIA, which encodes MALIKTDHIFLRENFATQDEVMHFLADKAVLLGLARDEKKVYQKLLEREAEGTTGMMDGFAIPHAKDITITTADILIVSLDNPVDWHSLDGSPTDFIIALFIPDSEAGTTHLKLLSSVARLLMHQDVTKGLKAASTPTEIADLLNSKLAEN
- a CDS encoding YbaK/EbsC family protein is translated as MSNAVEEYLAENQMQFESFTFDVSDEDEGRAQAEKLQLAGTTIYKTLVLKGNKTGTVIALVPLDGRLDYKKTAKASGNRKVGFPPMEYVMAATGYPHGANTPIGIFMQHPDYIQLFDTSILAHEKVIVSSGELGHSIKVKVTDLIALIQPIQADILAG
- a CDS encoding MFS transporter translates to MTGIGSSLISPFLSLYVDTLGNFTKKELSFQSGLIFASTFITMAIVSPLWGKLADQKGRKPMLLRASLGMAIMIFSMGFVTKSWQLLLLRLLLGAFSGYTSNSVALMAIITPKEHSGRVLGTLSTGTVAGTLLGPLFGGIVVAHAGYRMTFWITGIIMFFVFLLTVFFVKEHFTPKPKNKVLTAKALTQVIDHPKVIIAMLLTTTILQLTDKAISPILSLYVRQLVHNPQLVTIYSGIVASAPGVVMLFFAPLFGRLGDRIGQYKILLFGLVLSFSIYFTLGFSHAIWQVILLRLFIGVSDSALAPSVQIILSQNSPQEATGRIFSYNQTMQSIGAIGGPLIGSTVSAYFDYRYVFFVSALFIVLNILNYASNFPQLKESRY
- a CDS encoding MurR/RpiR family transcriptional regulator, translating into MDAKLSESEQYLWDFIQKNITHIPHYSIVKLSELANVSTATIVRTMKKMGYEGFTAFKHSLKEKENSNINFSHLDKIDEGIKMAILKNEQEVIRTINMIEIGNIEDAIQRIHAAKRIMIFARGFSELIGQEMMVKLQLTNKYCELHTDPNIIRNISRKLTKDDVVIFVSLNGETEELVVAAKNCYEAEIGTVLLTASRYSSLMEYIEIPFIGFKSEGSFFPDYEVRSRLPLSIMARILLDSYALRTAK
- the lacD gene encoding tagatose-bisphosphate aldolase, with protein sequence MTTEAKKNFIKQLSDKNGVISALAIDQRGALKKMINKYQDTEAEAVQIEDFKKIVSSELTQYASSILLDPEFGLPAAGVRDENAGLLLAYEKTGYDASTPGRLPDILSIWSVKRLKEAGADACKFLLYYDVDESDEINDQKKAFMERIGSECAAEDLPFFLELVSYDANDADASTKEYALKKPHKVIEMMKEFSKPRYGVDVLKMEVPVNMNYVEGYAKGEVAYTKEEAMGYFKEQAEATDLPFIFLSAGVTAELFQETLKFAKEAGSTFNGVLCGRATWANGVEPFITGGEDAAREWMQNEGRKNIEALNEVLQATATPVKF
- the pfkB gene encoding 1-phosphofructokinase; the encoded protein is MIYTCTLNLAIDLFIETDSMKPHTVNRTKDDDIQANGKGVNVSLILKQLGVDNTALGFQAGFTGGYINDFLAAKEISTHFIEVPGMTRINVFTQVKQTGEEFKLVNKGPEIPAEKTMEFLTLLENLLKADDYLCVSGSLPQGVSPEILVAISKICYKKQVNLILDSSYQEVLACLPYKPFLLKPNEEELAAWYDVTLQTKADYLTYGKRLVAEGAQNVLLSLGGDGANFITKDCVLVGNSPKGQVVNTACAGDTLLGTFIAGIIKKQPLTKTLQQAIAAGSSTAFQKGLTDFSDVSQLEEQINITVIKEDVKKDEVLA
- a CDS encoding PTS fructose transporter subunit IIC, which produces MAKYQIIAATGCPTGIAHTYMAQEALEQAAKRKGVTIKVETHGQVGVENELSAEEIKNAEAVIIAADKDVHAERFAGKRIIDVSVSKGIKEADQLIDDALAGKGKVSAVANTVEEVSTENGQMNIGRSIYKNLMNGVSHMLPFVVAGGVIIAVSFAIWGVYSFDPNDPTYNATSAMFKSIGDAAMGMMVPVMAAYIAEGIAKRPGLVVGFVGGLLANSGGAGFLGGIFAGFLAGYFVLLLQRLLKVLPKQLDGLKAIFLYPVIGVAVVGTIMALIAGPMKTVNEGMMSFLSGFENSSPLVLGIIVGCMCAFDMGGPVNKAAYVTGTALLAQGNSSFMAGVSAACIAPPLITGFATLFFGKYFETNDRNAGLVNFILGSTHITEGAIPFAAKDPLRVLPTMMLGSSIAAVLTYMFGVKVPAPHGGFLVLPVVDGKLQWVFAILVGSIVGGVILGLIQKNRVTKATKNKTTETKIEVQA